From the Aspergillus puulaauensis MK2 DNA, chromosome 1, nearly complete sequence genome, the window CTCGACTGTGCCATTGCACAGATGAAGGActttcatcgccttctcGTGCCGGTCCTTTCCAACCAGCCACCACGGGGATTCAgggacggcgacgaagattATCCCGGAGAGACCAACCATTGCCCACTGCAGCATATTAGTAACACCCCTCGTATGGGTTTACAGTAGAAAAACTGACCTGGGTGTAAATGGGTGTTCGGAAATTATACGGATCGGAGGCATTCAAGCGATTCAAGGCGACGGAGGCAAATAGCTGGCCGATAACAAACCAGCTTGATGACACGATGTTAGTGTCCGAAAATCATGTAAGGAAGGCGACGTACAAGCTATAGGCGTTAATGAGAAAGCCACGGAGCTGCGTGGGTGAAATCTCCGACAGGTACAGGGGCATTGTCGACTGCAGCATGCCAACGCCCATGCCGGAGAACAGTTTTGCCACCAGCCAGTGATCCCAGTGTGTCGCGAAGGACTCGATGAAGACGCTCTGATCGAATAACCGTTAGAAGTGATGGCCAAAAAGAAGGGTCAGGGTGGCATacaataataaaagtaagGAAGATGATGTATAGTGCAATCTTTCGTCCATATCCATCGGTGGCATACTGCAGAAGCTGTATCACTGTCAGCACTGTTGATAACAGGAATAAGGGATGGAGTACAATTTGTCCAACAGTCTGCCCAGCAGACTGAATCCCACCCCAGGCGGAGATGTATTTGCCGTCGATGATGGACGTTTCCGGGTTTGCCATTTGCTCAATAAAGCCCTTATTCGATACAACGCCGCCGTTCAGATTAATCTCTGCACCAGTTAGCGACGGCTTTCGTGTTTGTGGTTGTCGTACGGTATCCATCCAGCGACGCGCTGAACGCAGCAGCCATCGCGATCATGGTCACGACTTTGTACCGTCGCAAACTCTCCCAGATGCTCAGATTGTCGAGGGTAGATCGCATCACTGGCTGCCCCTTTGTGGGTGCATTCTCCTCGATGGTGCGGTCTTCCACCCGCTCGGTCTCGACCTTTTCCTCCATGATGTTCTTGGCcggtggtgatgaagagCGAAGAAAATTACAAAGTCCCTATTTCCAAGTCTTGAGAATATCATTCACGTACCCCGCATTTACATTTATAGCACGGGGAAGAGACGAGATACCCCGGCCGCCGGACTGGGCTCGTAAACAACACACCCATGGCTCCGCGTGGCATGTCGGCTATTGAGAAGGTCCAGACTTCAATCGCCGCATATAAAGCATGGCCTGATCATTAATAACATATATGATACTTCTTAAAAAGCAGAAGAGTGATAGTCATTGGGGTGCCACCGGAGTTATCTCGCAGCACTTCGAGGCTAATATCAGAACCTCACCCACCAATCGGTTAATTCCAGCCAAGTTCGCTTGCACGTCACAAGCTTCCATCTGGCTTGAATCGTCGACCCCTCACAGATCCTGCAGGGTTGCGACGGTAATTCGCTGTCTGATACACCGAGCCGGCAAATGCTTCCACACTCACTCTCTGGGCGTCTGCGGAGTTCCCCATGGGGTTCGGCGATCACCTCATAAGAGCCACCAGGGGAGAGTAGCGAGATATATAGGCTCTATATCCATTGGTAGAGTGCATCCCTTCTGGACAGCAAAATGATATCTCAACTCGGCGCTGCCTGGCTTTTGAGCCATACTGTCTCTGGTGCTCTGGGGCTGTCGGTCAACGTGCCTACGACCCCACCGGAGAATGCCAGCAAGCAGCTCTCCGCTGCACCAGTTGGTGTTTCGTAAGTTCACTACTACCTCTAAAAGGCAGATGTTAACAATCCAGCCTGGAGTTCTTTACTTTCCCAGGATACATGAACGATGTTGCAGCGACAACAACCTGTCTTGAGAATCTGAAAGACTTGACTGGGATATGGCCGCCCATGAGAATTGGCGGGACTACGCAGTATGTCCTTCGGGCTGGAAATGAATTCAAAATCTAATTCGTCAGAGATCGAGCAACCTATGATGCCTCCTCTCCGAATGATGTTACCTACTCTGTCGATGATCCCGCTGATGCGCCGGAGACTCTGACCTTCGGTCCCTCGTTTATATCCCTGGCTTCGGAGTACGCTGGGAGTGTTGTGCTAGGCCTTAACCGTCGATTAAACAATATCGAGAACACCATTAGCGCTGCAGCTCTCGCAGTGAGCGAGATGGGGAATTTAAATGCAATTGAGCTGGGAAACGAGCCAAACTGTGAGTTCTGCTTACCATATCTAGGCATTAACTGACGTATCAGGTAGTCTTTGGTGACAGTGACCCCATCGCCAACGGTGCATCCTGgaccgcagcagcagactaCGCCTCCCAGGTTCAATGGCAAGACGCAGTCTGTGGGAACCTTTCCGCCACGGAATTGATATCGGCTGGTGTATATTTCGGCACATCGCCCATGAGTATTCAGGAACTGGTACAAGAGGAAGGAGACGCGAATAGCTACGTGAAGGATTTCTGCTCTCATAACTATCCCCAGTCCTCACCGAATTACGACCTGGCCGCATTGATGAGCCATAGTGGGATTGCGTCCCAGATTGCGCCTTTTGCTGCTGAGGTTGCTGCGGCCGCTGCGGCTGGAAAGCCGCATGTTTTTGGGGAGACGAATTCTGGTACGTGTAGCCCCAATGTTGTGATACACTTTTATCTAACAGATACCGGTGCAGCCACGCAAGGAGGCGGTGGTATCAGCCCGACATTCGGAGCGGCACTCTGGATCGTGGACTACGTGATGCAGCTGGTCACCATGGGCACCGAGGTACGAATACCACCGGACCCCGACCAAAAGTTGCCAGTACTGATACTTTTCTAGGCAATTTACTTCCACCAGGGAACGATCGGAAACTGCCAGTACTGCTGGTGGGGACGGTACACCACCGGAGCGCCGTACTACGGGGCATACTTCGCAACGATGGCACTGGCCAACGCGGATAAGATCGCGCCGTTGGATGACCAATCTACTGCGTACGCTGCGTACGCGATCTACGAGAATGACAGTCCAGTCCGCGTACTGCTTTATAATTCCGACTACTACACCACCGGCACACGACCTTCAGAGACCTTCACGCTATCCGGCTTGACTTCATCCACTGTTACTGCGAAGCGGTTGACTGCGGCGTATTCTACCTCTCGGGTTGATGAGGGCGAGAGTCCGACCGTTGCAGGCCAGGCGTTTGGGAATGGGGATTGTACCGTTCAGGGAACGGAGAGTGTTGAGACGGTGACGGTTTCTGGAGGAGAGGTCACTTTTACTCTAGGTGCTTCTGAGGCACTGTTAGTTTATTTGTAGACTGTCAAATCAAATGCTTTCTAGTGCTCTCGTGCATTGTGGTGAGACGTTTGTATTGCACAGGGGTATTGTCCATGGACCATTGTGAtacagaaatatataaatttgGAAAGGATTGTTCAGGCACAACAATGAATGTTCATCGGTCGACCGCGATGGGGAAGAGCCAGACTCCCTTTACAAACCGTTAAAGAATCTTCAATGAGAATACTAGTTGGAAAGTCTAGAAACAACGCCCCCAGCGGCAAAGAGTCGGGGTAAAGCAGGCCGAATATAACCGAGGGGGAGATAAAAactgcaccaccaccaagagCTCTAGAAACTCTACATTCACAGTGAAAATGGTGAAAGTAACCGCCGACGAACAAAAGGTAGCCTCTCTCACTCGCCACCTTCAAATACTAACAGAGCCAGACAATCAACGAGCTCCAGGACAGCTGGGTCTGGATGCCGAACTGGGTTGATTCGTCCTCGTTGAATACAGCCGGTCGACTCGTCCGTTTCAAGCGACAGATCTCACTCTCTACTCGACCTACGCGAGCGCTGCTTCATTTCTCAGCGGATACACGATATAAACTGGTTGTTAATGGAGAGCGCGTGGCTGTTGGACCGACCCGGGGCAGTCCGTGGATCTGGTACTACGATACCCTCGATATTGCCCCGTATCTGCGAGAAGGCAACAATACTGTCCAGTTCGATGTAATTCGGTATTTTGCAGCTGTCCGGGGTGCGATGCCTTTTCAGCGAACGGCATTCCCGGGCTTGACAGTTATCGGGCGTGTTGAGGCCGGGAACGAGGTCGTCGAGATCAACACTGCCAGCAGCAAGTGGGAGGCGCAGATAGACGAGAGTATTCAGTTTCCAATGGGACTGGTCGATGACCCATTTCTGCATGTATGTCTTCATCCAGTTTTACTCCACGATACTAACCAGACAGATCAACGAACGCATCTATCCAATCATCCAGTCTCCGCCAGTAACTCCGGTAGTATACGGCATCAAGACTCTAAACGGTGAACTGGCACCGTGGAGACTGCGACCACGACCTATTCCTATGCATGTGGAGACCAAAGTTGCTGTTCATACAGTTCGTGCTTGTCAGAGCGCAGTCCCTGCAGAAGAGTGGACAGCCAGCCTGAGAGATCGGAAAGCAATAGTTCTTCCTGAGAATTCATCGCATACAATCGAACTGCAAGCAGACGTCCACTCGACAGCCTTCCTGCGGTGGACATTCACAGCAGAAAAACCGTCATCTGTCCGTCTAAAGCTTACGTATTCTGAAGGCTATGAGCTGGACCCTCGAGCATATCCCTTCTTCCGTACAAAGGCTGATCGACTGGATGCGGCCAATGGACATCTCATCGGGCCATTCGACGACGTACACTTGGAAGTGTCCGACTCGAAGCCACTTATATATGAACCGTTCTGGTTTCGCACATTCCGGATACTGCGACTGGAGATAACAGTTGGGTCTGAGCCAGTGGCCCTTACCGGGTTTGAAGCGACACAGGTCAATTACCCTCTGGCCATCAAAGCTAGTTGGGATAACCTGGGAGACCCTGATAGTAGTGCCATCTGGGATGTCTCGATCCGCACACTGCGCAACTGCATGTTCGATGGATACTCCGACTGTCCATTCTACGAGCAACTTCAGTAAGTCTGACCTTTCCCACACTGTACATTTCTAATAAGATAGGTACTCCGGTGACTCCCGCTCCGTCGGCCTCTTCCACTACCTCCTCTCTGGCGACGACCGGCTCATGCGCCAAGCAATCACCAACTACGCAGCGTCGATTACATTCGAAGGTCTCACGCAGTCACGGTTCCCATCGCATGTTCCGCAAGTTATCGCGGGATTCTCCC encodes:
- a CDS encoding glycosyl hydrolase family 79 C-terminal domain-containing protein (CAZy:GH79;~COG:G;~EggNog:ENOG410PKWQ;~InterPro:IPR017853,IPR031728,IPR013780;~PFAM:PF16862;~SECRETED:SignalP(1-20)); the protein is MISQLGAAWLLSHTVSGALGLSVNVPTTPPENASKQLSAAPVGVSLEFFTFPGYMNDVAATTTCLENLKDLTGIWPPMRIGGTTQDRATYDASSPNDVTYSVDDPADAPETLTFGPSFISLASEYAGSVVLGLNRRLNNIENTISAAALAVSEMGNLNAIELGNEPNFFGDSDPIANGASWTAAADYASQVQWQDAVCGNLSATELISAGVYFGTSPMSIQELVQEEGDANSYVKDFCSHNYPQSSPNYDLAALMSHSGIASQIAPFAAEVAAAAAAGKPHVFGETNSATQGGGGISPTFGAALWIVDYVMQLVTMGTEAIYFHQGTIGNCQYCWWGRYTTGAPYYGAYFATMALANADKIAPLDDQSTAYAAYAIYENDSPVRVLLYNSDYYTTGTRPSETFTLSGLTSSTVTAKRLTAAYSTSRVDEGESPTVAGQAFGNGDCTVQGTESVETVTVSGGEVTFTLGASEALLVYL
- a CDS encoding putative rhamnosidase B (CAZy:CBM67;~CAZy:GH78;~COG:S;~EggNog:ENOG410PKDA;~InterPro:IPR008979,IPR035396,IPR008928,IPR012341;~PFAM:PF17389;~go_process: GO:0005975 - carbohydrate metabolic process [Evidence IEA]), with the protein product MVKVTADEQKTINELQDSWVWMPNWVDSSSLNTAGRLVRFKRQISLSTRPTRALLHFSADTRYKLVVNGERVAVGPTRGSPWIWYYDTLDIAPYLREGNNTVQFDVIRYFAAVRGAMPFQRTAFPGLTVIGRVEAGNEVVEINTASSKWEAQIDESIQFPMGLVDDPFLHINERIYPIIQSPPVTPVVYGIKTLNGELAPWRLRPRPIPMHVETKVAVHTVRACQSAVPAEEWTASLRDRKAIVLPENSSHTIELQADVHSTAFLRWTFTAEKPSSVRLKLTYSEGYELDPRAYPFFRTKADRLDAANGHLIGPFDDVHLEVSDSKPLIYEPFWFRTFRILRLEITVGSEPVALTGFEATQVNYPLAIKASWDNLGDPDSSAIWDVSIRTLRNCMFDGYSDCPFYEQLQYSGDSRSVGLFHYLLSGDDRLMRQAITNYAASITFEGLTQSRFPSHVPQVIAGFSLYWILQVCDHHIYFGDTGFTRSFLPCVDGVLEFFNAHIDQLGLVSGFPEDVWQYVDWVTTWGATDEHPDKGVPTSGRKSNRHTYFSLLYAFVLQKAAQLVRDVGRPGYEEEYESRAVSLQEAVRRHCYDGRFFTDSTVHVAGEDAYSQHCQVFAIISGTATPEERARLLKESFSDPRFSKCSYMMRFYALRAFSIAGDEVYERFWDQAFQPYRKMLSQNLSTWEEDDVRQRSDCHAWGSVPIYEYCVELAGIQPISAGCKKVLFKPRLGLSDALSATVALGGDNTASISWTTRDIGEKDIYLKFTKEVEVASQLPGRVKVHHGVTDSLHLVF